In a single window of the Pseudomonas entomophila genome:
- the cysG gene encoding siroheme synthase CysG: MDYLPLFHKLQGGRALVVGGGEIALRKARLLADAGAALRVVAPEVDGQLAALAREGGGEVLVRGYQSSDLEGCRLVIAATDDPGLNAQVSADAQARSLPVNVVDAPALCSVIFPAIVDRSPLVVAVSSGGDAPVLARLIRAKLEAWIPSAYGELAGLAARFRDKVKALYPDVNQRRGFWENVFQGPIAERQLAGQGAEAERLLQAMVDGAPLQQGGEVYLVGAGPGDPDLLTFRALRLMQQADVVLYDRLVAPAIIEMCRRDAERIYVGKRRADHAVPQDQINRLLVDLARQGKRVLRLKGGDPFIFGRGGEEIEELADEGIPFQVVPGITAASGCSAYGGIPLTHRDYAQSVRFVTGHLKDGTSNLPWHDLVAPAQTLVFYMGLVGLPTICAELVRHGRAASTPAALVQQGTTRNQRVFTGTLADLPELVARHEVHAPTLVIVGEVVKLRDKLAWFEGAQNS; this comes from the coding sequence ATGGACTACCTGCCGCTGTTCCACAAGCTGCAGGGTGGCCGCGCGCTGGTCGTCGGCGGTGGCGAGATCGCCTTGCGCAAGGCGCGTCTGCTGGCTGATGCCGGCGCCGCGCTGCGGGTAGTGGCGCCGGAAGTCGACGGCCAGCTCGCCGCGCTGGCCCGTGAGGGCGGTGGCGAAGTCCTGGTGCGTGGCTATCAGTCGTCGGATCTGGAGGGCTGTCGCCTGGTGATCGCGGCCACTGATGACCCTGGGCTCAACGCCCAGGTCTCGGCTGATGCACAGGCGCGCAGCCTGCCGGTCAACGTGGTGGACGCACCGGCCCTGTGCAGCGTGATCTTCCCAGCCATCGTCGACCGTTCACCCCTGGTGGTGGCGGTGTCCAGCGGTGGCGACGCCCCGGTGCTGGCGCGGTTGATCCGCGCCAAGCTGGAAGCGTGGATTCCATCCGCCTATGGCGAACTGGCCGGGCTCGCCGCGCGTTTTCGCGACAAGGTCAAGGCCTTGTACCCAGACGTCAACCAGCGTCGCGGTTTCTGGGAGAACGTGTTCCAGGGACCGATCGCTGAGCGGCAGTTGGCCGGGCAGGGCGCGGAAGCCGAGCGCCTGTTGCAGGCAATGGTCGACGGCGCGCCCTTGCAGCAAGGGGGCGAGGTGTACTTGGTTGGTGCCGGTCCAGGTGATCCGGACCTGCTGACTTTCCGCGCCCTGCGCCTGATGCAGCAGGCCGATGTGGTGCTCTATGATCGCCTGGTGGCGCCGGCGATCATCGAGATGTGCCGGCGTGACGCCGAACGCATCTATGTCGGCAAGCGCCGCGCCGACCATGCCGTGCCCCAGGACCAGATCAACCGCCTGCTGGTGGACCTAGCGCGCCAGGGCAAGCGCGTACTGCGGCTCAAGGGCGGTGACCCGTTCATCTTCGGCCGGGGTGGCGAGGAGATCGAGGAGCTGGCCGATGAAGGGATTCCGTTCCAGGTGGTGCCAGGGATCACGGCAGCCAGTGGCTGCTCCGCCTACGGCGGTATTCCGTTGACCCATCGGGATTATGCCCAGTCAGTACGTTTCGTGACCGGTCACTTGAAGGATGGCACCAGCAACCTGCCCTGGCACGACCTGGTGGCGCCGGCCCAGACCCTGGTGTTCTACATGGGGCTGGTCGGGTTGCCGACCATCTGTGCCGAGCTGGTCCGCCATGGCCGCGCGGCAAGTACGCCTGCGGCGTTGGTGCAGCAAGGCACCACGCGTAACCAGCGGGTGTTTACCGGTACCCTGGCTGACCTGCCTGAGCTGGTAGCCCGCCATGAAGTGCATGCGCCGACCCTGGTGATCGTCGGGGAGGTGGTGAAGTTGCGCGACAAGCTGGCGTGGTTCGAAGGGGCGCAGAATAGCTGA
- a CDS encoding glutathione S-transferase family protein, with amino-acid sequence MGLLIDGRWHDQWYQSSKDGAFQRENAQRRNTLPAPEAGRYHLYVSLACPWAHRTLIFRAIKGLESLIDISVVSWLMGEHGWTFDQQEGSTGDHLEALQYLHQRYTQDDPHYTGRVTVPVLWDKQEKRIVNNESAEIIRIFNSAFNELTGNTLDLYPEALRATIDALNERIYPAVNNGVYRAGFATSQPAYEAAFDDVFNELDHLEGVLGRQRYLAGEYLTEADIRLFTTLVRFDAVYHGHFKCNLRRLSDYPNLSNWLRELYQWPGVAKTVNMEHIQKHYYMSHKTINPNGIVPKGPQQDFNLPHDRQRLPGEGIWQA; translated from the coding sequence ATGGGCCTTTTGATCGACGGTCGCTGGCATGACCAGTGGTACCAGAGCAGCAAGGATGGCGCCTTCCAGCGCGAAAACGCACAGCGCCGCAATACGCTGCCCGCTCCAGAGGCTGGTCGCTATCATCTATACGTGTCGCTGGCCTGCCCCTGGGCCCACCGCACCCTGATCTTTCGAGCCATCAAAGGCCTCGAATCGCTGATCGACATCTCGGTGGTCAGCTGGCTGATGGGCGAACATGGCTGGACCTTCGACCAGCAGGAAGGCTCCACCGGCGACCACCTGGAAGCCTTGCAGTACCTGCACCAGCGCTACACCCAGGACGACCCGCACTACACCGGGCGCGTGACCGTACCGGTGCTATGGGACAAGCAGGAGAAGCGCATCGTCAACAACGAGTCGGCAGAGATCATTCGCATCTTCAATTCGGCATTCAACGAGCTCACCGGCAATACACTGGACCTGTACCCAGAGGCCCTGCGCGCCACCATCGATGCGCTCAATGAACGTATCTATCCTGCGGTCAACAACGGCGTGTACCGCGCAGGCTTCGCCACTTCGCAACCCGCCTATGAGGCAGCATTCGATGACGTGTTCAACGAGTTGGACCATCTGGAGGGGGTACTGGGACGCCAGCGTTACCTGGCCGGCGAGTACCTGACCGAGGCCGACATTCGCCTGTTCACGACACTGGTGCGTTTCGACGCGGTGTACCACGGTCACTTCAAGTGCAACCTGCGTCGCCTGAGCGATTATCCGAACCTGTCCAACTGGCTACGCGAGCTGTACCAGTGGCCTGGCGTGGCCAAGACAGTGAACATGGAGCATATCCAGAAGCACTATTACATGAGCCACAAGACCATCAACCCGAATGGGATCGTGCCCAAGGGGCCGCAGCAGGATTTCAACCTGCCGCATGATCGGCAGCGGTTGCCGGGCGAAGGTATCTGGCAGGCCTGA
- a CDS encoding glycosyl transferase family protein, translating to MTLETPAEHPFAEFVRILGKGKRGARGLTREEARAAMTLLLEGKVEDTQLGAFLMLLRHKEESAEELAGFTEALRAHLQAPRICVDLDWPSYAGKKRHLPWYLLAAKCLAGNCLRILMHGGGAHTAGRLYTEQLLGLLDIPLCRDWASVEQALDARRLAFAPLLDWAPQLQRMIDLRNTLGLRSPIHSLARVLNPLGARCGLQSIFHPGYQAVHREASRLLGDHALVIKGDGGEIEINPDVISHLYGTSAGEAWDEEWPALSTQRHVKPASLQPEHLLAVWRGETNDSYGELAVIATMALALRGLGQPREQAFSTAHTYWASRKNIG from the coding sequence CTGACCCTGGAAACCCCGGCTGAACACCCCTTCGCTGAATTCGTGCGCATTCTCGGCAAAGGCAAACGTGGCGCCCGTGGGCTGACGCGCGAAGAGGCCCGTGCCGCCATGACGCTGCTGCTCGAAGGTAAGGTGGAAGACACCCAGCTCGGCGCCTTCCTGATGCTGTTGCGGCACAAGGAGGAAAGCGCCGAGGAGTTGGCCGGTTTCACCGAGGCCCTGCGCGCGCACCTGCAGGCGCCACGCATTTGCGTCGACTTGGACTGGCCGAGCTACGCTGGCAAGAAGCGCCACCTGCCCTGGTACCTGCTGGCTGCCAAATGCCTGGCAGGCAACTGCCTGCGCATTCTGATGCACGGAGGCGGCGCACACACCGCAGGGCGGCTTTACACCGAGCAACTGCTTGGCCTGCTGGACATTCCCCTGTGCCGCGACTGGGCATCGGTGGAACAGGCGCTGGACGCTCGTCGACTGGCCTTTGCTCCGCTGCTGGACTGGGCCCCACAACTGCAGCGCATGATCGACCTGCGCAACACCCTTGGCCTGCGCTCGCCGATCCACTCGTTGGCCCGCGTGCTCAACCCCCTTGGTGCACGCTGCGGGCTGCAAAGCATCTTCCACCCCGGCTACCAGGCCGTGCACCGTGAAGCCAGCCGCCTGCTCGGTGACCATGCGCTGGTGATCAAGGGCGATGGTGGCGAGATCGAGATCAATCCGGACGTGATCAGTCATCTCTATGGCACGTCCGCCGGCGAGGCGTGGGACGAGGAATGGCCGGCCCTGAGCACCCAGCGCCACGTCAAACCCGCCAGCCTGCAACCTGAGCACTTGCTGGCAGTGTGGCGCGGCGAAACCAACGACAGTTATGGCGAACTGGCGGTGATCGCCACCATGGCGCTGGCCCTGCGCGGGCTCGGACAGCCTCGCGAGCAAGCGTTCAGCACCGCGCACACCTACTGGGCTAGCCGTAAAAACATCGGATAA
- a CDS encoding TusE/DsrC/DsvC family sulfur relay protein has protein sequence MSTLTVGDRSIALDKDGFLVDLQDWSHEVAESLAAREAIALTTDHWEILELLRQFYDEYQLSPATRPLIKYTALKLGAEKGNSPHLNRLFNGTPAKLAAKLAGLPKPTNCI, from the coding sequence ATGAGTACACTGACTGTTGGCGATCGTTCGATCGCCCTGGACAAGGATGGTTTCCTGGTCGATCTGCAGGACTGGTCCCATGAGGTTGCCGAGTCCCTCGCCGCCCGCGAAGCCATCGCCCTGACCACGGATCATTGGGAGATCCTCGAACTGCTGCGCCAGTTCTACGACGAATACCAGCTGTCCCCGGCCACCCGCCCGCTGATCAAGTACACCGCGCTCAAGCTGGGCGCGGAAAAGGGCAACAGCCCACATCTGAACCGCCTGTTCAACGGCACTCCCGCCAAACTTGCCGCCAAGCTGGCGGGCCTGCCCAAGCCGACCAACTGCATATGA
- the tusB gene encoding sulfurtransferase complex subunit TusB has product MTTLHVIAHSPFGDERLASCLRLLGPQDALLLCGDATYALKAGSEPYAGLQAANLGNRLFALTEDLQARALDSQMAKPVDYPAFVELTLHYDKVNSWL; this is encoded by the coding sequence ATGACAACCCTGCATGTAATCGCCCATTCACCGTTCGGTGACGAGCGCCTGGCCAGTTGCCTGCGCCTACTGGGCCCGCAAGACGCGCTGCTGCTATGTGGCGATGCCACCTATGCACTCAAGGCCGGCAGCGAGCCCTACGCAGGCCTGCAAGCTGCCAATCTCGGCAACCGCCTGTTCGCGCTCACCGAGGACCTGCAAGCCCGCGCCCTGGACAGCCAAATGGCCAAGCCCGTGGACTACCCAGCCTTCGTCGAGCTCACCCTGCACTACGACAAGGTCAACAGCTGGCTATGA
- the tusC gene encoding sulfurtransferase complex subunit TusC — MAKSLLIISRQAPWNGPSAREALDIALAGGAFDLPLGLLFLDDGVFQLAAGQQPDALQQKNLAANLQALPMFGVEELFACGHSLARRGLGGDTLSLPVEVLDDTALAALIARFDQVVTL; from the coding sequence ATGGCCAAGTCGCTATTGATCATCAGCCGCCAGGCGCCCTGGAACGGCCCGTCCGCTCGCGAGGCGCTGGACATTGCCTTGGCTGGCGGTGCCTTCGACCTACCCTTGGGCTTGCTGTTCCTTGACGACGGCGTATTCCAGCTCGCGGCCGGCCAGCAACCCGACGCCCTGCAGCAGAAGAACCTTGCCGCCAACCTACAGGCATTGCCGATGTTCGGTGTCGAGGAACTGTTCGCCTGTGGCCATAGCCTGGCCCGCCGCGGGCTGGGCGGTGACACGCTGAGCCTGCCGGTCGAGGTGCTCGACGATACCGCGCTGGCTGCACTGATTGCCCGTTTCGACCAGGTGGTGACGCTCTGA
- the tusD gene encoding sulfurtransferase complex subunit TusD, with product MKFAIAVFSPAHAPSSRRALRFAEAALAGGHEIARLFFYQDGVHSASANIVAPQDELDVAAQWRAFVSEHRLDAVVCIAAALRRGVLDDSEANRYQRPAVNLPMPWELSGLGQLHEAAQLADRLVCFGGD from the coding sequence ATGAAATTCGCCATTGCGGTTTTTTCCCCGGCCCATGCGCCCTCCTCGCGCCGCGCCCTGCGCTTCGCCGAGGCGGCGCTGGCCGGCGGGCATGAAATTGCCCGGCTGTTCTTCTACCAGGACGGCGTGCACAGCGCTTCGGCCAACATCGTCGCACCGCAGGATGAGCTGGATGTGGCGGCTCAATGGCGTGCGTTCGTCAGCGAACACCGGCTCGACGCCGTGGTGTGTATTGCCGCCGCCCTGCGCCGTGGCGTGCTGGACGACTCGGAGGCCAACCGTTACCAGCGTCCGGCCGTAAATCTGCCCATGCCCTGGGAACTGTCAGGCCTGGGCCAACTGCACGAGGCGGCGCAACTGGCCGATCGCCTGGTCTGTTTCGGAGGGGATTGA
- a CDS encoding nucleobase:cation symporter-2 family protein: MSSLEQGPGATAPANELVLGLEDKPRLMIGLLAALQHLLAIIVPIVTPGLLICQALGVSARDTNLIVSMSLVISGIATFVQCKRFGPFGAGLLIVQGTSFNFVGPLIAGGALMVKQGTPVESVMAAIFGVVIAGSFVEMGVSRILPFVKRLITPLVTGIVVLMIGLTLIKVGLISMGGGFGAMADGTFANGENLLLSGVVLAIIVILNRIPVVWMRSCAIVIALAVGYALAGYLGRLDFTGMHQAALFQVPTPLHFGLGFSWALFIPMLVIYLVTSLEAIGDVTATSKVSRQPVEGPVWMQRIKGGVLVNGANSLLAGLFNTFPSSIFAQNNGVIQLTGIASRHIGIWIAAMLVLLGLFPTVAGVIQAVPEPVLGGAAMVMFGAVAASGINILASTRLDRRALLIIAVSLALGLGVAQVPEFLSHMPSALRHVLESGVATGGICALVLNWFLPESKEAA, from the coding sequence ATGAGTTCACTCGAACAGGGCCCGGGCGCCACGGCGCCTGCCAATGAACTGGTTCTAGGCCTCGAAGACAAGCCACGCCTGATGATCGGCCTGCTGGCCGCCCTGCAGCATTTGCTGGCGATCATCGTGCCGATCGTCACGCCCGGTTTGCTGATCTGCCAGGCGCTGGGCGTGTCTGCCCGCGACACCAACCTGATCGTGTCGATGTCGCTGGTGATCTCGGGGATCGCCACCTTTGTCCAGTGCAAGCGCTTCGGGCCATTCGGTGCAGGGCTGCTGATCGTCCAAGGCACAAGCTTCAACTTCGTCGGGCCGCTGATTGCCGGTGGCGCGCTGATGGTCAAGCAAGGGACGCCGGTGGAAAGTGTGATGGCGGCGATCTTTGGCGTGGTCATCGCCGGTTCGTTCGTGGAGATGGGCGTCTCGCGTATCCTGCCCTTCGTCAAACGCCTGATCACACCGCTGGTGACCGGCATCGTCGTGCTGATGATCGGCCTGACCCTGATCAAAGTCGGCCTGATCAGTATGGGCGGCGGCTTCGGCGCCATGGCCGACGGCACCTTCGCCAACGGCGAGAATCTGTTGCTGTCGGGCGTGGTGCTGGCGATCATCGTCATCCTCAACCGTATCCCGGTGGTGTGGATGCGCAGCTGCGCCATCGTCATCGCGCTGGCAGTGGGCTATGCCCTTGCCGGCTATCTGGGCCGCCTGGACTTCACCGGCATGCACCAGGCCGCGCTGTTCCAGGTACCCACACCGCTGCACTTTGGCCTGGGCTTCTCCTGGGCGTTGTTCATCCCGATGCTGGTGATCTACCTGGTCACCTCGCTGGAAGCCATTGGTGACGTCACCGCCACAAGCAAGGTCTCGCGCCAACCCGTCGAAGGCCCGGTGTGGATGCAGCGGATCAAGGGCGGCGTGCTGGTCAACGGCGCCAACTCGCTGTTGGCGGGTCTGTTCAACACCTTCCCCAGCTCGATCTTCGCCCAGAACAACGGCGTGATTCAGCTGACCGGCATCGCCAGCCGCCACATCGGTATCTGGATCGCGGCCATGCTGGTCCTACTGGGCCTGTTCCCGACCGTTGCCGGTGTAATCCAGGCCGTGCCGGAGCCCGTGCTCGGTGGCGCGGCCATGGTGATGTTCGGCGCGGTGGCCGCCTCGGGCATCAACATCCTCGCCAGCACCCGCCTCGACCGCCGCGCCCTGCTGATCATCGCCGTCTCACTGGCCCTGGGCCTGGGTGTGGCGCAGGTACCGGAGTTCCTGTCGCACATGCCGTCGGCACTGCGCCATGTGCTGGAGTCAGGTGTCGCCACCGGCGGCATCTGCGCCCTAGTGCTCAACTGGTTCCTGCCGGAGAGCAAGGAAGCGGCCTGA
- a CDS encoding Bax inhibitor-1/YccA family protein yields the protein MREQDYAIQHGQQAEQQEVSKVLRNTYSLLALTLAFSGIMAFVAQQMRVGYPNIFVVLIGFYGLFFLTNKLRDSAWGLVSTFALTGFMGFILGPILNRYLGMAGGAEVVSSAFAMTALVFGGLSAYVLITRKDMSFLSGFITAGFFVLLGAVVASFFFQISGLQLAISAGFVLFSSVCILFQTSAIIHGGERNYIMATISLYVSIYNLFVSLLQLFGIMGRDD from the coding sequence ATGCGCGAACAGGATTACGCCATCCAACACGGCCAGCAGGCCGAGCAGCAGGAGGTCAGCAAGGTCCTGCGCAACACGTACAGCCTGCTGGCGCTCACCCTCGCCTTCAGCGGCATCATGGCGTTCGTCGCCCAGCAGATGCGTGTTGGCTACCCGAACATCTTCGTGGTGCTGATCGGCTTCTACGGCCTGTTCTTCCTCACCAACAAGCTGCGTGACTCGGCCTGGGGCCTGGTATCCACGTTCGCCCTCACCGGTTTCATGGGCTTCATCCTTGGCCCTATCCTCAACCGCTACCTGGGTATGGCCGGTGGCGCCGAAGTGGTCAGCTCGGCATTCGCCATGACCGCGCTGGTGTTCGGTGGCCTGTCCGCCTACGTGTTGATCACCCGCAAGGACATGAGCTTCCTCAGCGGCTTCATCACCGCCGGCTTCTTCGTCCTGCTGGGCGCCGTGGTGGCCAGCTTCTTCTTCCAGATCAGTGGCCTGCAACTGGCGATCAGCGCTGGTTTTGTGCTGTTCTCGTCGGTCTGCATCCTGTTCCAGACCAGCGCGATCATCCACGGCGGCGAGCGCAACTACATCATGGCAACCATCAGCCTGTATGTATCGATCTACAACCTGTTCGTCAGCCTGCTGCAGCTGTTCGGCATCATGGGTCGCGACGACTGA
- a CDS encoding RNA ligase family protein, giving the protein MNMDFRADLHTLELLKYPRTPHLEGSRLQDGDTDAGQVRYASLAGQWLVVEEKLDGANAGISFTEGGELRLQSRGHYLSGGGRERQFNLFKQWAVAHERWLLERLEDRFVLYGEWLHKKHSVFYDHLPHYFCEFDIWDRATGLFLSTAARRSLLEGGPVLSVPVLYEGPAPRRYADLMALVSDSLAKTVRWRAVFEQVVRREGLDLARAWRQCDCSSRMEGLYLKLEDERQTLGRLKWVRQDFVQAILDADQHHANQPFIPNQLADGVDLYAPCLSMDWQGPRRGY; this is encoded by the coding sequence ATGAACATGGATTTTCGTGCCGACCTGCACACCCTAGAACTACTCAAGTACCCCCGCACGCCCCACCTAGAAGGTTCGCGCCTTCAAGATGGTGATACCGACGCAGGTCAGGTTCGCTATGCCTCCCTGGCCGGCCAATGGCTAGTAGTGGAGGAAAAGCTCGACGGCGCCAACGCTGGCATCAGCTTCACCGAAGGCGGTGAGCTGCGCCTGCAGTCGCGCGGTCACTACCTCAGCGGCGGCGGCCGCGAGCGCCAGTTCAACCTGTTCAAACAGTGGGCCGTGGCCCACGAGCGCTGGTTGCTGGAGCGCCTCGAAGACCGTTTCGTGCTGTATGGCGAGTGGCTGCACAAGAAGCACTCGGTGTTTTACGACCACTTGCCGCATTACTTCTGCGAGTTCGACATCTGGGACCGCGCCACAGGGCTGTTCCTGTCCACCGCGGCGCGCCGAAGCTTGCTCGAGGGCGGGCCGGTGCTGTCGGTGCCGGTGTTGTACGAGGGCCCGGCGCCGCGCCGTTATGCGGACCTGATGGCGCTGGTCAGTGATTCGCTGGCCAAGACCGTACGGTGGCGAGCGGTGTTCGAGCAGGTAGTGCGCCGCGAAGGCCTCGACCTGGCACGCGCCTGGCGCCAGTGCGACTGCTCCAGCCGCATGGAGGGGCTGTACCTGAAGCTCGAGGACGAGCGGCAGACCCTGGGGCGGCTCAAATGGGTTCGCCAGGACTTCGTCCAGGCCATCCTCGATGCCGACCAGCACCATGCCAACCAACCGTTCATCCCCAATCAACTGGCCGACGGCGTGGACCTGTACGCACCTTGCCTGTCCATGGACTGGCAAGGCCCGCGCCGCGGTTACTGA
- a CDS encoding AAA family ATPase, with protein MDIRHLQQLVPEPGHDMDATACLAAIPALARLAETPQDPTYHAEGDVWIHTRLVVEALLAQPAYQQATAEQRLVLFFAALLHDIAKPDTTVIDPETGRIGQPGHSRRGAVDARLLLWRAGVPFELREQICRIIAVHQLPFFALQGDRSGRSAEFLLHKLSWELPVWMLCAVAEADMQGRHYAGKADVLTAIELWKELAAEEGCLHGPRAFADDYTRIQYLRGARVHPDYSLHEPEGSQVVMLSGLPASGKDTWTARHHPDLPVVSFDDARQALGLRHGQNEGAAAHYAIDRAKALLREQRPFVWNSTHLSAQMRSRTLDLLYGYGAQVEIVYLERPEAEIMRRNQRRDTSLRNDDIRRMLFKWEVPLPTEAHRVMYQAVTV; from the coding sequence ATGGATATTCGACACCTGCAACAACTGGTGCCCGAGCCTGGGCACGACATGGACGCCACGGCCTGCCTGGCGGCGATCCCGGCCCTGGCGCGCCTGGCCGAGACACCGCAGGACCCGACCTACCACGCGGAGGGCGATGTGTGGATACACACCCGCCTGGTGGTTGAGGCACTGCTGGCACAACCCGCTTATCAGCAGGCCACTGCCGAGCAACGCCTGGTGCTGTTCTTCGCCGCGCTGTTGCATGACATCGCCAAACCCGACACCACGGTGATCGACCCGGAAACCGGGCGCATCGGCCAGCCCGGCCACTCGCGTCGGGGCGCGGTGGATGCCCGGCTGCTGTTATGGCGAGCTGGCGTGCCGTTCGAGCTGCGCGAGCAGATCTGCCGCATCATCGCCGTACACCAGTTGCCGTTCTTTGCATTGCAGGGCGATCGCAGCGGACGCAGTGCGGAGTTTCTGTTGCACAAGCTGTCGTGGGAGCTACCGGTGTGGATGCTCTGCGCGGTGGCCGAAGCCGACATGCAAGGCCGCCATTACGCTGGCAAGGCCGACGTACTCACCGCCATCGAGCTGTGGAAGGAGCTGGCGGCCGAGGAGGGCTGCCTGCACGGGCCGCGGGCGTTCGCCGACGACTACACGCGCATCCAGTACCTGCGCGGTGCGCGGGTGCACCCCGATTACTCGCTGCACGAGCCGGAGGGCTCGCAGGTTGTGATGCTCTCGGGCCTGCCGGCCAGCGGCAAGGATACCTGGACCGCGCGGCATCATCCGGATCTGCCGGTGGTGTCGTTCGACGATGCGCGTCAGGCTTTGGGTTTGCGCCATGGGCAGAACGAGGGGGCCGCCGCGCACTACGCCATCGACCGGGCCAAGGCCCTGTTGCGTGAGCAGCGGCCGTTCGTGTGGAACTCGACGCACCTGTCGGCGCAGATGCGCAGCCGTACCCTGGACTTGCTCTACGGTTACGGTGCCCAGGTGGAGATCGTCTACCTGGAGCGCCCCGAGGCCGAGATCATGCGGCGCAACCAGCGGCGTGACACGTCGCTGCGCAACGACGATATCCGCCGCATGCTGTTCAAGTGGGAGGTGCCGTTACCGACCGAGGCGCACCGGGTCATGTATCAGGCCGTGACGGTTTGA
- a CDS encoding anti-virulence regulator CigR family protein — protein MKLESLFTAALSLALVCASPTLLADPGKGKGHDKGNPHGGQGHSQNGSDWHGGPSVDLGGVRVVLDDNREYWSRGSALPPGVQKNLERGKPLPPGIAKKLDSRLLGRLPHYDGYEWRQAGADLLLVTIATGVIYEVLHNVLD, from the coding sequence ATGAAGCTTGAATCGCTGTTCACGGCAGCATTGAGCCTGGCCCTTGTTTGCGCGAGCCCTACCTTGCTGGCGGATCCAGGCAAAGGCAAGGGCCATGACAAGGGTAACCCGCATGGCGGCCAGGGCCATTCACAGAACGGTAGCGACTGGCATGGCGGCCCATCCGTGGACCTGGGTGGGGTGCGGGTCGTACTCGATGACAACCGCGAGTACTGGAGCCGCGGCTCGGCGCTACCGCCAGGAGTGCAAAAGAATCTTGAACGGGGCAAACCACTTCCGCCGGGGATTGCCAAGAAGCTGGATAGCCGGCTGTTGGGGAGACTTCCGCATTACGACGGCTATGAATGGCGACAGGCCGGGGCAGACCTGCTGCTGGTGACGATTGCCACGGGCGTGATCTATGAGGTCCTGCACAACGTGCTGGATTGA
- the fos gene encoding fosfomycin resistance glutathione transferase: MLTGFNHLTLAVSHLPRSIAFYQQTLGFRLHASWAAGAYLSLGDLWLCLSLDEVRATDLQRNYTHYAFSIEQGYFSAFAQRLRERDVALWKQDKSEGDSLYFLDPDGHQLEAHVGGLASRLAACRANPYSEMVFFD; this comes from the coding sequence ATGCTGACGGGTTTCAATCACCTCACCCTCGCCGTAAGCCACTTACCTCGAAGCATCGCGTTCTATCAGCAAACCCTGGGCTTCAGGTTGCACGCTAGCTGGGCGGCGGGCGCGTACCTCAGCCTGGGTGACCTGTGGCTCTGCCTGTCATTGGACGAAGTGCGTGCGACGGACTTGCAGCGTAATTACACACACTACGCATTCTCCATCGAGCAGGGGTATTTCAGTGCCTTCGCGCAACGCCTGCGTGAGCGGGATGTTGCACTTTGGAAGCAGGACAAGAGCGAAGGCGATTCACTCTACTTCCTCGACCCCGACGGTCATCAACTGGAAGCCCATGTCGGCGGCCTTGCGTCGCGTTTGGCAGCTTGTCGTGCCAACCCCTACAGCGAGATGGTGTTTTTCGACTGA